A region from the Vicia villosa cultivar HV-30 ecotype Madison, WI linkage group LG3, Vvil1.0, whole genome shotgun sequence genome encodes:
- the LOC131658947 gene encoding uncharacterized protein LOC131658947: MTQFMHMSMTNQKNQDAAIKNLETQVGQMEKQIAANQSNTTFSANTQENPKEHCKAVVTRTGQKGGNEEIEANGTEKEDDNRAAEDEENEIVVSEMSKEEENNKASRCVDKQARRASGKTTSNVIPSQHLPYPHAPSKNDHARKYARFMEIFKQLQINIPFSEAIAQMPKYAKFMKDILTKKKRPEEEEVVVLDAQCSAIVFRLPQKARDPGRVTLLVTMGNQHIGNGLIDLGLSINLIPLSIVKRLGNIEMKSTRMTLQLADKSTTLPYGVAQDMLVKVDKFQFPVDFVVIDMEEDKESPIILGRPFMKTARMMIDIDDSIMKLRVQDDEVCFNLFDAMKQPKDKSDCFRLDVTEEVAIEVASEIHLSNSLERSLVDSFNVLTQEEEKEIEVFVKELEKGGNMNDKDGKVETLDPPIEVKETKMELKLLPTHLKYVFLDKEGKKPVVISSKLTTQEEERLLQILQKNKAAIGWVLADLKVISPAYCMHKIMLEEEFKPVAQPQGRLNQTMEEVVRKEVVKLLEAGMIYPISDSAWVSPVQVEPKKGG, encoded by the coding sequence ATGACGCAATTCATGCATATGTCAATGACAAACCAGAAAAACCAAGATGCGGCAATCAAGAATTTGGAAACTCAAGTGGGGCAAATGGAAAAACAAATTGCAGCTAATCAGTCGAATACGACATTCTCCGCTAACACTCAAGAGAATCCGAAAGAACATTGCAAAGCAGTGGTAACTAGAACTGGTCAAAAAGGTGGTAATGAGGAAATTGAAGCCAATGGTACTGAGAAGGAAGATGATAATCGTGCTGCGGAAGATGAGGAAAATGAAATTGTTGTTAGTGAGATGAGCAAAGAAGAGGAAAATAACAAGGCATCGCGGTGCGTAGATAAACAGGCGAGGCGCGCCAGTGGTAAAACGACCAGCAATGTGATCCCCAGCCAACATCTCCCATATCCACATGCACCATCAAAGAATGATCATGCTAGGAAGTATGcaaggtttatggaaattttCAAGCAATTACAAATCAACATTCCATTCTCCGAAGCCATTGCCCAAATGCCAaagtatgcaaaattcatgaagGATATTTTGACAAAGAAGAAGAGACCAGAAGAGGAAGAAGTTGTTGTTCTTGATGCCCAGTGTAGCGCTATAGTATTCCGTCTCCCTCAAAAAGCAAGAGATCCAGGACGAGTTACACTACTAGTCACCATGGGTAATCAGCACATTGGGAATGGATTGATAGATCTAGGGTTAAGCATCAATCTAATTCCTCTATCAATAGTGAAGCGATTGGGAAACATTGAGATGAAGTCAACCAGAATGACCTTACAACTAGCAGATAAGTCCACCACTCTTCCCTACGGTGTTGCACAAGATATGTTAGTAAAGGTAGACAAATTCCAGTTTCCGGTAGACTTTGTTGTGATTGATATGGAAGAGGATAAAGAGTCGCCAATTATTCTtggaaggccattcatgaaaacagcccggatgatgatagATATCGACGATAGTATTATGAAGCTAAGAGTCCAAGACGACGAGGTATGCTTTAATCTCTTCGACGCCATGAAACAACCTAAGGATAAAAGCGATTGTTTCCGCCTAGATGTCACCGAAGAAGTAGCAATAGAGGTGGCAAGTGAAATCCATCTTTCTAATTCATTAGAAAGATCCCTTGTCGATTCATTTAATGTGCTGACTCAAGAGGAAGAAAAGGAAATCGAAGTATTTGTGAAGGAACTAGAAAAGGGAGGAAACATGAATGATAAGGATGGGAAAGTTGAAACATTAGACCCGCCAATAGAAGTGAAGGAAACAAAGATGGAACTAAAGCTACTCCCAACTCATCTGAAATATGTTTTTTTAGATAAGGAGGGAAAGAAACCAGTAGTTATTAGTTCAAAGCTGACTACACAAGAAGAAGAAAGACTACTTCAAATCCTACAAAAGAATAAAGCTGCAATCGGATGGGTCTTGGCTGATTTAAAAGTTATAAGTCCAGCATATTGTATGCACAAAATCATGTTGGAAGAAGAATtcaaaccggtagctcaaccgcAAGGAAGGTTAAATCAAACTATGGAAGAAGTAGTAAGAAAAGAAGTAGTCAAACTCTTGGAAGCAggaatgatttacccaatttcaGATAGCGCATGGGTGAGCCCAGTACAAGTAGAACCGAAGAAAGGAGGTTGA